In Reinekea thalattae, a genomic segment contains:
- a CDS encoding thymidylate synthase, producing MNQYLQLCQRIINEGHWIENERTQKRCLTVINADLEYNVGANEFPLITTRKSFYKAAIAEFLGYIRGYDNAADFRKLGAKTWDANANENTAWLANPHRKGEDDMGRVYGVQGRNWAKPDGGSIDQLKKIVDNLSRGIDDRGEILSFYNPGEFHMGCLRPCMHTHTFSLLGDTLYLTSYQRSCDVPLGLNFNQVQVFFFLAIIAQITGLKAGKAYHKIVNAHIYEDQLELMRDVQLKREPFPSPQLIINPDIKSLEDLETWVTVDDFSVENYQCHDPIAYPFSV from the coding sequence GTGAACCAATATCTACAGCTGTGCCAACGCATTATTAACGAAGGCCACTGGATCGAAAACGAGCGCACTCAAAAACGCTGCCTGACGGTTATTAACGCCGATCTTGAATACAATGTGGGTGCCAATGAGTTTCCGTTGATCACCACCCGAAAGAGCTTTTATAAAGCCGCGATTGCCGAATTTCTCGGCTATATTCGAGGCTACGATAACGCTGCAGACTTCCGTAAATTAGGCGCTAAAACCTGGGACGCCAACGCTAACGAAAACACTGCTTGGCTGGCCAATCCTCACCGCAAAGGTGAGGATGATATGGGCCGAGTCTATGGCGTACAGGGGCGGAATTGGGCCAAGCCCGATGGCGGCTCAATCGACCAATTGAAAAAAATTGTCGATAACCTGTCTCGCGGCATTGATGATCGCGGCGAAATTTTAAGCTTTTACAACCCCGGTGAATTCCACATGGGTTGCTTACGCCCGTGCATGCACACGCACACCTTTTCGCTGCTCGGTGACACCCTCTATTTAACCAGCTACCAACGCTCCTGCGATGTGCCTTTGGGGTTAAACTTTAATCAGGTTCAGGTGTTTTTCTTTTTAGCCATTATCGCGCAGATTACCGGTTTAAAGGCGGGCAAGGCTTACCATAAGATCGTTAATGCACATATTTATGAAGACCAACTCGAGCTGATGCGCGATGTGCAATTAAAACGTGAACCGTTCCCTTCGCCACAGCTGATCATCAACCCAGACATCAAATCCCTCGAAGATTTAGAAACTTGGGTCACGGTTGACGACTTTAGCGTCGAAAACTACCAATGCCATGATCCAATCGCCTATCCGTTCTCGGTCTAA
- a CDS encoding TVP38/TMEM64 family protein — MIKKIILLALVVIAAAAFLYFDVASYLTLEQLKNQQAALQLYRADHPVLMAVAYAIVYIVVTALSLPGAALLTLTGGAVFGVLVGTLLAVVSASIGASLAFLIARYVLGEWVQKKFADRIEPVNQGIEQDGATYLFTLRLVPVVPFFVINVVMGLTKLPVFTFFWVSLVGMLAGTAVYANAGTQLAKLDSLSGILSPALIGSFVLLGLFPLITKKLVAFVKSRNASAAE; from the coding sequence ATGATTAAAAAGATTATTTTGTTGGCGCTTGTAGTAATTGCTGCTGCGGCTTTTTTATATTTCGACGTTGCAAGCTATTTGACGCTTGAGCAGTTAAAAAACCAGCAGGCAGCATTACAGCTTTATCGTGCTGACCACCCAGTACTTATGGCTGTCGCTTATGCGATTGTTTATATAGTTGTAACGGCGCTATCACTGCCAGGAGCGGCGCTATTAACATTAACCGGTGGCGCCGTATTTGGTGTGTTAGTCGGTACTTTGTTGGCGGTTGTGTCGGCCAGTATTGGCGCGAGTTTGGCGTTTTTGATTGCTCGTTATGTATTAGGTGAATGGGTACAAAAGAAATTTGCCGATCGCATTGAACCTGTGAATCAGGGTATTGAGCAGGATGGTGCAACCTACCTATTCACTTTGCGTTTAGTGCCAGTAGTGCCGTTTTTTGTCATCAATGTCGTTATGGGGCTGACAAAATTGCCGGTGTTTACTTTCTTCTGGGTTTCGCTAGTGGGCATGCTTGCCGGAACGGCTGTTTATGCCAATGCCGGTACACAGTTGGCTAAGCTCGACAGCCTATCAGGTATTTTGTCGCCAGCCTTGATTGGTTCCTTTGTACTGTTAGGACTGTTCCCGCTGATCACTAAAAAATTGGTCGCCTTCGTTAAAAGCCGCAATGCTTCGGCGGCCGAATAG
- a CDS encoding MetQ/NlpA family ABC transporter substrate-binding protein has product MKKLVMLTSVLLLALAFTACSSQDDKVIKVGVSFYPFYSADSSKPDILDTIEQQVAEQGYSLEKIVFLNYAEANPALAHSEIDANLIQHELYMNIFNQRSNSNLEIVQPIYHATFALYSSVYNSLDDIEQGETVYIPNDGVNTARALMLLADAGLIELAEGVTFQATTADVSSNPKQLKFVEAPLTAAAGAYDEAGRRLAVMYPTFARSLNLQGDAERLYLETRDAISNAYAVSLAARSDNADDKKIAVLAEALASDAVKDYLANNYSWASTPAF; this is encoded by the coding sequence ATGAAAAAACTCGTTATGCTCACCAGTGTTTTGTTATTGGCTTTAGCGTTTACTGCCTGCTCATCGCAAGATGATAAGGTGATTAAAGTTGGCGTATCGTTTTACCCATTTTACAGCGCTGACAGTTCTAAGCCGGATATTTTAGATACCATCGAACAGCAGGTTGCAGAGCAGGGTTACAGCTTAGAAAAAATTGTCTTCTTAAATTATGCAGAAGCAAACCCAGCGTTGGCTCACAGTGAAATCGATGCCAACCTAATCCAGCACGAACTCTATATGAATATTTTTAACCAACGCAGTAATTCGAATTTAGAAATTGTACAGCCGATTTATCACGCAACCTTTGCGCTTTATTCTTCGGTTTATAATTCACTCGATGACATTGAGCAGGGCGAGACAGTTTATATCCCGAACGACGGTGTAAACACTGCGCGTGCGCTCATGCTGTTGGCTGATGCTGGCTTAATTGAATTGGCTGAGGGTGTCACTTTCCAAGCGACAACAGCCGATGTTAGCAGCAACCCAAAACAATTAAAGTTTGTGGAAGCGCCACTAACGGCAGCCGCGGGTGCTTATGATGAAGCCGGTCGTCGATTGGCGGTAATGTATCCAACCTTTGCGCGTTCGTTAAATCTGCAAGGCGACGCTGAGCGTTTATACCTTGAGACTCGCGACGCTATCAGCAATGCTTATGCGGTGAGTTTGGCTGCTCGTTCTGATAATGCCGACGATAAAAAAATCGCGGTATTAGCCGAAGCACTGGCTTCCGATGCTGTGAAAGATTACTTGGCAAATAATTATTCTTGGGCTTCAACGCCAGCGTTTTAA
- a CDS encoding methionine ABC transporter permease: protein MLDFIALINDTLSRFGHRILADLIDTLFMVSVSFSVAFIVGTGIGLVLALCGHNRPYQNKKIAVPLALLVNTIRSVPFILLLIVMAPVARFFIGTAYGIYASMISLSVVGIAIVSRLVEQAIIDLSPHIYDAAHSMAATRWQLVVNFILLEARAALVLGYTSAIISLIAYSTVVGVIAGGGIGYLALQEGFYMWNQPLMWVIIVVMILLVQIIQVLGSYLAHSLDKKRKRESS from the coding sequence ATGCTTGATTTTATTGCGCTCATTAACGATACCCTGTCTCGGTTTGGTCATCGTATTCTTGCGGATCTAATCGATACTTTATTTATGGTGTCGGTGTCATTTTCGGTTGCCTTTATTGTTGGCACTGGCATCGGTTTGGTATTGGCTTTGTGTGGACATAATCGGCCTTATCAGAACAAAAAAATTGCCGTGCCGTTGGCTTTGCTCGTCAATACGATTCGCTCGGTACCGTTTATTTTGTTACTTATTGTGATGGCTCCAGTGGCGCGGTTTTTTATTGGTACGGCCTACGGTATTTATGCTTCGATGATTTCGCTTTCGGTTGTTGGCATTGCCATTGTGTCGCGTCTTGTTGAGCAGGCAATTATCGATTTAAGTCCTCATATTTACGATGCCGCTCACTCAATGGCCGCGACTCGTTGGCAGCTGGTGGTGAATTTTATTTTGCTAGAAGCGCGCGCTGCATTAGTGCTGGGTTATACCTCGGCTATTATTAGTCTGATCGCCTACTCAACGGTTGTTGGTGTGATTGCCGGTGGCGGCATTGGTTATTTGGCGCTGCAAGAAGGTTTTTATATGTGGAACCAGCCACTGATGTGGGTCATCATTGTTGTGATGATTTTACTGGTGCAGATTATACAGGTGCTGGGTTCTTACTTGGCGCACTCTCTCGATAAAAAAAGGAAAAGAGAATCATCATGA
- a CDS encoding GIY-YIG nuclease family protein, whose translation MWFVYLVRCSDQSLYTGITNNIERRLKQHNGLLAGGARYTAARRPVTLVYQEQAADRSQASKREYQLRKLSRDKKIQLIEDHAKGVHHGKTETPEA comes from the coding sequence ATGTGGTTTGTTTATTTAGTTCGCTGCAGCGACCAAAGCCTTTACACCGGCATCACCAATAATATTGAGCGACGGCTAAAACAACATAATGGTTTACTCGCAGGCGGCGCTCGCTATACTGCCGCACGTCGTCCAGTCACTCTGGTGTATCAAGAACAGGCTGCTGACCGATCACAGGCTTCAAAACGTGAATATCAATTGCGCAAACTAAGCCGCGACAAAAAAATACAGCTTATCGAAGACCATGCCAAAGGAGTCCATCATGGCAAAACAGAAACCCCTGAAGCGTAA
- a CDS encoding exodeoxyribonuclease III — translation MKVVTLNVNGIVNAAERGLLEWLEQLDADVVCLQDTKVKHYTLPDKFLEVPGYNAYFFDAEQDDHAGTAIYCRAMPKAIIYGFGNPQYDLEGGFIQADFDNVSVASVWIPKAQWIEDVDYKLEYLEAFQQHLKRTRRKRRDFIFAGSYQVAHRSVDLGNWEEHQREPGFLPEERAWMDQVLGPIGFVDAFRQVNRQDRQHTFWPFDEAQANGSRIDYQLITPNLGDFVVDSKIIREPRLSPHCPVMVEYDLDL, via the coding sequence ATGAAGGTCGTCACATTAAATGTTAATGGCATTGTGAATGCTGCTGAGCGTGGGCTTTTAGAGTGGCTGGAACAGCTCGATGCAGATGTTGTCTGCTTACAAGACACCAAAGTTAAACACTACACCCTTCCTGACAAGTTCCTAGAAGTACCGGGCTATAATGCCTACTTTTTCGATGCTGAGCAGGACGATCACGCAGGCACCGCCATTTACTGTCGCGCTATGCCTAAAGCCATTATCTATGGTTTTGGTAATCCACAGTACGATCTAGAAGGCGGCTTTATTCAGGCCGATTTCGATAACGTCAGTGTTGCCTCCGTTTGGATCCCTAAAGCCCAATGGATCGAAGACGTCGATTACAAACTCGAATACCTAGAAGCCTTTCAGCAACACCTCAAACGCACTCGCCGCAAACGCCGCGACTTTATTTTTGCAGGCAGCTATCAGGTAGCGCACCGCTCGGTCGACTTAGGTAATTGGGAAGAACACCAACGTGAACCGGGCTTTTTACCCGAAGAGCGTGCGTGGATGGACCAAGTATTAGGGCCTATCGGCTTTGTCGATGCCTTCCGCCAAGTGAACCGCCAAGATCGTCAGCACACGTTCTGGCCATTTGACGAAGCCCAAGCCAATGGTTCACGTATTGACTATCAGTTAATTACACCAAACCTTGGTGACTTTGTGGTCGATTCAAAGATCATTCGCGAGCCACGCTTAAGCCCGCACTGCCCAGTGATGGTTGAATACGATTTAGATTTGTAA
- a CDS encoding Lon protease family protein, which yields MATKALALEATALRANIDLTHLAIETTEDLEGISSFLGQPRAKKSLEFGIAMHGGGYNLYVMGEAGTGRQSLVSKYVRELAEAQQAPSEWAYINNFDNSREPFSLELPATCGKELKAQINQLISDLMDTFPAAFENPTYQRKRSAIDRDFNQYYDAAINVVERFANEKGVAVVADGGSVMLLPVVEGKALDDTEFAQLPEELRSEFQKRINEIEAYLNEQVLELPTWRRKASEQLRLLNLETVQQAIRPLLKELEVKNQTQLSVLRYLRSIKNHLPQLLVDLFSEESLLDTSTDQDRKQALESWLKPNLAVTHELNSGAPVVYEMLPTYQNLFGRIEYATQQGIPTTNYQLIRPGSLLRANGGYLILDAEKLLLEPFAWDALKLALKTRELKMESPFVDASLMHAVTLCPESIKLNVKVILIGSRDIYYQLQEWDPEFMELFRVPVDFDSFIPSSQDNIDNLILRIKDYGEEKGLKPLTVDALEKLIEFSLREAEHQNRLSAQVVRVFKVFAEADFISRHKEARHIDASHVCAALEAAEYRNGRIADQMLMEIEEGTILIDTEGERVGCVNGLTVMEIGESRFGSPARITSTVHVGGKGVVDIEREVELGQSLHSKGVMILSGFLGHEFGRTFPLTLSSHIAMEQSYGYIDGDSATVAEYSSLISAITQVPIKQGFAITGSMNQLGEVQAIGGVNEKIEGFFKLCQLRGLTGQQGVIVPQDNVKHLMLHQDVIDAVQAGKFHIYAVKHVYQALHILTDLEPGDADAKGEFPKETLNGKAQQALKTLFELYQETDEE from the coding sequence ATGGCAACAAAGGCTTTAGCACTTGAAGCAACGGCGTTACGCGCAAACATCGATTTAACCCACCTCGCAATAGAAACCACCGAAGACTTAGAAGGTATCTCTAGTTTTTTAGGCCAACCACGGGCTAAAAAATCACTTGAGTTCGGCATCGCCATGCATGGCGGCGGTTACAATTTATACGTTATGGGTGAAGCCGGAACTGGCCGCCAATCGTTAGTGTCTAAATACGTTCGTGAGCTAGCCGAAGCACAACAGGCTCCCAGCGAATGGGCCTACATTAATAACTTTGATAACTCACGCGAACCCTTCTCGCTAGAATTACCGGCGACTTGCGGCAAAGAACTTAAAGCACAGATTAATCAGCTGATTAGCGACCTAATGGACACCTTTCCTGCGGCGTTCGAGAACCCAACCTATCAACGCAAACGCTCCGCCATTGATCGTGATTTTAACCAATATTACGACGCTGCCATTAATGTCGTAGAACGCTTCGCCAATGAAAAGGGCGTCGCGGTTGTTGCCGACGGCGGTTCGGTTATGCTGCTGCCTGTTGTCGAGGGCAAAGCCTTAGATGACACCGAATTCGCTCAGTTACCAGAAGAGCTGCGCAGTGAATTTCAAAAACGCATCAACGAAATTGAAGCTTACCTCAACGAGCAAGTACTCGAACTGCCAACCTGGCGACGCAAAGCTTCCGAACAATTAAGGCTGCTAAACCTAGAAACGGTACAGCAGGCAATACGCCCGCTGTTAAAAGAACTGGAAGTAAAAAACCAAACTCAGCTATCGGTTTTACGTTATCTACGTTCGATTAAAAACCACCTGCCGCAACTGCTGGTTGATCTGTTCTCGGAAGAATCTCTGCTCGACACCAGTACCGATCAGGATCGCAAACAGGCACTGGAAAGCTGGCTAAAGCCAAATTTAGCCGTTACCCACGAGCTAAACTCCGGCGCACCGGTGGTTTATGAAATGCTGCCGACTTACCAAAACTTATTTGGCCGTATCGAGTACGCGACGCAACAAGGAATTCCAACAACAAACTACCAGCTGATTCGCCCTGGTAGTTTGCTGCGAGCAAACGGCGGCTATCTGATTTTAGATGCCGAAAAATTATTGCTTGAACCGTTCGCGTGGGATGCACTCAAGCTGGCACTGAAAACCCGTGAGCTTAAGATGGAATCTCCGTTTGTTGATGCCAGCCTAATGCATGCAGTAACGCTGTGCCCAGAATCGATCAAACTGAATGTCAAAGTCATCTTAATCGGCTCACGCGATATTTATTACCAGCTACAAGAATGGGATCCAGAATTTATGGAACTGTTCCGAGTGCCGGTCGACTTCGATAGTTTTATTCCAAGCTCACAAGACAATATCGACAACCTGATTTTGCGCATTAAAGATTACGGCGAAGAAAAGGGCTTAAAACCTTTGACCGTTGATGCTCTGGAAAAACTCATCGAATTCAGCTTGCGAGAAGCCGAACACCAAAACCGTTTGTCGGCGCAAGTGGTGCGAGTATTTAAAGTCTTTGCCGAAGCCGACTTTATCAGTCGTCATAAAGAAGCGCGTCACATCGATGCCAGCCATGTTTGTGCGGCATTAGAAGCCGCCGAATATCGCAACGGTCGCATTGCCGATCAGATGCTGATGGAGATCGAAGAGGGCACCATTCTAATCGACACCGAAGGTGAGCGCGTCGGTTGCGTCAACGGTTTAACCGTGATGGAAATTGGCGAAAGCCGTTTTGGTTCGCCAGCGCGTATCACCTCGACCGTTCATGTCGGTGGTAAAGGCGTTGTCGATATTGAACGCGAAGTTGAACTCGGTCAGTCGTTACACAGTAAGGGCGTGATGATCCTCAGCGGATTTTTAGGCCATGAGTTTGGCCGCACCTTCCCGCTAACGCTGTCGTCTCATATTGCGATGGAACAGAGTTACGGTTACATCGATGGCGACAGTGCCACCGTTGCCGAATACAGCTCGCTCATTTCTGCCATCACTCAAGTGCCAATCAAACAAGGTTTTGCCATTACCGGTTCGATGAATCAGCTTGGTGAAGTGCAGGCCATTGGTGGCGTAAATGAAAAAATTGAAGGCTTCTTTAAGCTCTGCCAACTGCGTGGATTGACTGGCCAGCAGGGTGTCATTGTGCCGCAAGATAACGTTAAACACCTGATGTTACATCAGGATGTTATCGATGCGGTTCAGGCTGGCAAGTTTCATATTTATGCGGTAAAACATGTTTACCAAGCACTGCATATTTTAACCGATTTAGAACCGGGCGATGCTGACGCAAAAGGCGAGTTCCCCAAAGAAACTCTGAACGGTAAAGCTCAGCAGGCGCTGAAAACCCTGTTTGAACTCTATCAAGAAACCGACGAAGAATAG
- the lgt gene encoding prolipoprotein diacylglyceryl transferase yields the protein MLHPQFDPVFFSIGPLSIHWYGVMYLVGFLLAQYLAIWRAKRDSWRGFNSDQIQDLLFYCVLGVIIGGRVGYVFFYHFDYFLQNPLYLFKINEGGMSFHGGFLGVVVAVMLFARRNNKTLFQVGDFVAPVVPQGLFFGRLGNFINGELWGRPTDAPWGMIFPQANDMLTRHPSQLYQMAGEGLLLFIILWFYSSKQRPRMAVSAAFMLGYGVLRTAAEFFREPDEHIGYLLGGYLTQGMLLSLPMIIIGGLLLVLAYRKPVYEQATKSSKQKKAKTQK from the coding sequence ATGCTTCATCCTCAGTTTGACCCTGTATTTTTCAGTATCGGCCCGTTATCGATTCACTGGTATGGCGTTATGTATCTGGTTGGCTTTTTATTAGCCCAATACTTAGCGATATGGCGTGCCAAACGCGATAGCTGGCGCGGCTTTAATAGCGATCAAATTCAAGACTTACTGTTCTACTGTGTATTGGGCGTCATTATTGGCGGTCGAGTCGGTTATGTGTTCTTTTACCACTTCGATTACTTCCTACAAAACCCACTGTACCTATTCAAAATAAACGAAGGCGGCATGAGTTTTCATGGCGGCTTTTTAGGTGTTGTTGTTGCAGTCATGCTGTTTGCTCGACGTAACAACAAAACGCTTTTCCAAGTTGGCGACTTTGTCGCGCCAGTGGTGCCGCAAGGCTTGTTTTTTGGTCGCCTTGGCAACTTTATTAACGGTGAATTATGGGGCCGACCAACCGATGCACCTTGGGGCATGATCTTCCCTCAGGCGAACGATATGCTCACCCGTCACCCATCTCAGCTTTACCAAATGGCAGGCGAAGGCCTACTACTGTTTATAATTTTATGGTTTTACAGCAGCAAACAACGGCCCCGTATGGCGGTTTCTGCGGCCTTTATGTTGGGTTATGGTGTGCTAAGAACCGCTGCCGAATTTTTCCGCGAACCTGACGAACACATTGGCTATCTGTTGGGTGGCTATCTGACTCAAGGCATGCTGCTGAGCTTACCCATGATCATCATTGGCGGTCTATTATTAGTGCTGGCCTACCGCAAACCGGTATATGAGCAAGCCACCAAAAGCAGTAAACAGAAAAAAGCCAAAACTCAGAAATAG
- the sodN gene encoding superoxide dismutase, Ni, with the protein MTMLHKLLSNLDKQFGFDSASAHCDIPCKIYDPQVAQIAALSVIRFVDLINELEAKDSLSIADQAQLGRLVQEKEVHAGKVKDEIRVIWGDYFKAPQFEKFPNTHELVHNIMLTGSACKQHVSRESAEKLLALVNEFAASFWATKGVETFNATCPYPPEMTVTYPKLG; encoded by the coding sequence ATGACTATGTTACATAAATTACTGAGCAACCTAGACAAGCAATTCGGTTTCGACAGTGCCTCTGCACACTGTGATATTCCTTGCAAAATCTACGATCCTCAAGTTGCACAGATCGCTGCACTGAGTGTTATTCGTTTCGTTGATCTAATCAACGAGCTAGAAGCTAAAGACAGCCTAAGCATTGCAGACCAAGCGCAACTAGGCCGCCTAGTGCAGGAAAAAGAAGTACACGCTGGTAAAGTTAAAGACGAAATCCGCGTTATCTGGGGTGACTACTTCAAAGCACCACAGTTCGAAAAATTCCCGAACACTCATGAGTTGGTACACAACATCATGCTAACGGGCTCTGCTTGTAAGCAACACGTTTCTCGCGAGTCAGCTGAAAAACTACTGGCATTAGTAAACGAATTTGCAGCAAGCTTCTGGGCAACTAAAGGTGTTGAAACGTTCAACGCAACCTGCCCATACCCACCAGAAATGACCGTAACCTACCCAAAACTTGGTTAA
- the sodX gene encoding nickel-type superoxide dismutase maturation protease: protein MVKIIRITGYSMYPVFQPDDYVVICRRLFTPYQTGDIVVVQHPSLGLIIKRIVSIDPQQQISLAGENPASTSSQAIGLINKKQLVGRVIWRIAARRAKH, encoded by the coding sequence TTGGTTAAGATCATTCGTATAACAGGGTACAGCATGTACCCTGTTTTTCAGCCGGACGACTATGTTGTCATTTGTCGTCGGCTGTTCACTCCCTATCAAACCGGCGATATCGTTGTTGTGCAGCACCCAAGCTTGGGGCTGATCATTAAACGGATTGTCAGCATTGATCCGCAGCAACAAATAAGCCTCGCAGGCGAAAACCCAGCCAGCACTTCCAGCCAAGCGATTGGGCTAATAAATAAAAAGCAGCTTGTCGGGCGGGTTATTTGGCGCATTGCGGCACGCCGCGCTAAGCACTGA
- a CDS encoding YifB family Mg chelatase-like AAA ATPase, translating to MSLAISYCRAHNGMEAPLVTIEVHLSSGLPAFSIVGLPEAAVREARERVRSAILNSQYDFPNGRLTVNMAPADLPKQGGQFDLAIALGILAASDQLDAKALKNYEWLAELSLSGDLRKGPGALPAAIACQQAGRVLVCSPDNAVEAALVTEGNVFAAQHLLQVTRMLRESEYQLSRPEPNKSNQPLLRYPDLADVKGQKAARRALEIAAAGRHNLLLFGPPGTGKTLLASRLPSILPPLSEAEAIEIAAVQSVANLPLEWHRRPYRAPHHTASAAALIGGGSNPKPGEVTLAHKGVLFLDEISEFPRQVLDVLREPLESHEVCISRARRQSIFPANFQLVAAMNPTPGGYAADDPRSSRYTKAQIQKYVSRLSGPFLDRIDLHIEVPSLPKEVLMADQQPENSEQVRQRVVTAWQAQISRQGCTNSELKGNALDQHCVLGDAERQLLDKAMDKLGLSARAYHRLLRVARTIADLNQQPQIDRAAIIEALNCRQLERLIG from the coding sequence ATGTCTCTCGCAATCAGTTACTGCCGTGCGCACAACGGTATGGAAGCGCCGCTCGTTACCATCGAAGTACATCTTTCCTCAGGCCTTCCGGCCTTTTCTATTGTTGGTTTGCCAGAAGCGGCGGTGCGCGAAGCGCGTGAACGGGTGCGCTCAGCCATTCTGAATAGCCAGTACGATTTCCCTAACGGGCGTTTAACAGTGAATATGGCGCCAGCCGACCTACCCAAACAGGGTGGCCAGTTTGATTTAGCCATAGCGCTCGGCATTTTAGCCGCCAGCGATCAACTAGATGCCAAAGCGTTAAAAAATTACGAATGGCTGGCCGAACTTTCACTCAGTGGCGATTTGCGTAAAGGCCCAGGTGCATTACCCGCCGCCATTGCCTGCCAACAAGCTGGGCGAGTTTTGGTGTGTAGCCCAGATAATGCAGTTGAAGCGGCGCTGGTGACAGAAGGCAATGTCTTTGCTGCCCAGCATCTTTTGCAAGTTACTCGTATGTTGCGTGAGTCGGAATATCAATTGAGCCGACCTGAGCCGAACAAAAGCAATCAGCCTTTACTGCGTTACCCAGACCTTGCTGATGTTAAAGGCCAAAAAGCGGCGCGGCGCGCATTGGAAATTGCCGCCGCAGGCCGTCATAACTTGCTGTTGTTTGGCCCACCGGGGACCGGAAAAACCCTATTGGCTTCACGGTTGCCAAGCATCTTGCCGCCACTTTCGGAAGCCGAGGCGATAGAAATCGCTGCCGTGCAGTCGGTTGCAAACCTGCCGCTAGAGTGGCACCGCCGACCTTATCGTGCACCGCATCATACCGCTTCGGCCGCTGCGTTAATTGGTGGAGGTAGCAACCCAAAGCCCGGCGAGGTGACGTTGGCGCATAAAGGCGTGTTGTTTTTAGATGAAATCTCGGAGTTCCCGCGGCAGGTTCTCGATGTATTGAGAGAGCCATTAGAAAGCCATGAAGTCTGCATTTCGCGAGCTCGGCGGCAGAGTATTTTCCCTGCTAATTTTCAGCTGGTGGCGGCAATGAACCCAACGCCCGGCGGTTACGCGGCAGATGATCCACGCTCTAGCCGCTATACCAAAGCTCAAATCCAAAAATATGTGTCGCGGCTTTCTGGCCCGTTTTTAGATCGCATCGATTTACACATTGAGGTGCCATCGCTACCTAAAGAAGTACTCATGGCCGACCAACAACCCGAAAATTCCGAGCAGGTAAGACAGCGAGTGGTTACCGCGTGGCAAGCACAAATAAGCCGCCAAGGTTGTACCAACAGCGAACTTAAGGGTAACGCCTTGGATCAACATTGCGTGCTGGGCGATGCCGAACGGCAACTGCTCGATAAAGCCATGGATAAACTTGGCCTCAGCGCCCGCGCCTATCATCGCCTGTTAAGAGTCGCCCGTACCATTGCCGATTTAAACCAACAGCCACAAATAGATAGAGCAGCCATAATCGAGGCGTTGAACTGCCGACAGTTAGAGCGATTGATTGGGTAA
- the pyrE gene encoding orotate phosphoribosyltransferase, producing the protein MDSTNTTLSTANLEPWQQDFIDYAIEKNVLQFGDFTLKSGRNSPYFFNAGRFDDGLSQKKLGQIYAKTLIDSGIEFDMIFGPAYKGITIATATTYALSDQYDRNVPYAYNRKEAKAHGEGGKLVGAQVKGNIVLVDDVVTAGTAIKETLALLEQHPEAKLVAAVVLIDRQEKLDGSTLSAMQALEKDYGIHMIAAIRFEQIMAYIEGSEQLRHHVERMAEYRKQYGVA; encoded by the coding sequence ATGGATAGTACAAATACAACACTAAGTACAGCGAATTTAGAGCCTTGGCAGCAAGATTTTATCGATTATGCCATTGAAAAGAATGTCTTACAGTTCGGTGACTTTACCTTAAAGTCTGGCCGAAACAGTCCTTATTTTTTCAATGCAGGTCGTTTTGATGACGGCTTGTCGCAAAAAAAGCTAGGCCAAATTTATGCCAAAACCCTAATCGACTCGGGTATTGAGTTCGATATGATCTTTGGTCCTGCCTATAAGGGCATTACCATTGCTACTGCGACCACTTACGCATTGAGTGACCAGTACGACCGAAATGTTCCCTATGCCTACAACCGCAAAGAAGCCAAGGCTCATGGTGAGGGCGGCAAGCTTGTCGGTGCACAGGTAAAGGGCAATATTGTGCTGGTGGACGATGTCGTCACCGCAGGCACGGCCATTAAAGAAACCTTAGCCTTACTCGAACAGCATCCAGAAGCCAAATTGGTGGCTGCGGTGGTGTTGATTGATCGGCAAGAAAAACTCGATGGTTCAACTCTTTCGGCTATGCAAGCGCTAGAAAAGGATTACGGTATTCACATGATCGCGGCGATCCGCTTTGAGCAGATCATGGCTTATATTGAAGGTTCCGAGCAGTTGCGGCATCACGTTGAGCGTATGGCGGAATATCGTAAGCAGTACGGTGTTGCATAA